GTGGTCACGGTCGCCCGGTAGCGCCGGCCGTTCGGTGTCGGGGTCGACGGCCTCGGGAGTGGCCCGGCGCGGCCGGGTCACTCCCCGACCGTGACGACCCGCGTCGCCGTCCGCGCGCCGGCCCGGGCTCGGACCACGTACGGCCCCGGCGCGCGCCCCGACACGTCGACCTCGGCCCAGGTCCCCACGGCCGCGGCCACTCTCCGGCCCAACACGTCGACCACCTCCACCTGGACCGGCCCGCCCCCGGCCCCCACGACGGCGACCCGCAGCCGGTCGGCCGCCGGGTTCGGCCACGCGAGCACGGCGAGCGGCTCGGGATCGGGTCCTCCCTCGGCGGCCACGCCTCCCATGAACGGCGGGGCGCCCAGCTTCCACAGCTCGACGCCGGCCGCGCCGTCGGTGGCGTTGAAGTAGAGCGCGCCGTCGAACTCGGCCAGCTCGATGCCGCTCGTACTGACCTGGCCGTCCCCGGCGCCGGGGTTGACGTCCCCGACGAGGGCGGTCCCGGCCTCCGTCCCGTCGGTCGACCACAGCTCGCGCCCGGTCACGCCGTCGTCGGCCACGAAGTACAGGGCGCCGTCGACGTCGACGAATCCGGGGTCCCCCTGACGGGCGACGAACCCATTGTCCGGGCCGGGGTCGACGTCCTTGACGAGGACGGTCCCGGCCTCGGTCCCGTCGGTCCGCCACGGCTCGAACCCATGCGTCCCGTCGGTGGCCCTGAAGTAGAGCGCGCCGTCGAAGACGTGGAAGTGGGTGGGGTAGCTCGCCCCGGGACCGGGCTTGATGTCCCTCACCCGGGCGGTGCCCGAGGGGGTCCCGTCCGACTTCCACAGCTCGATGTCGTCCAGCGAGTCCTCGGCCCAGAAGTAGAGCGCGCCGTCGAACTCGGCCATCTCCATCAACGAGTCGAAGCCGAACCCGTCGCCGGGGCCGGGCAGGATGTCCTTGACGAGGACGGTCCCCGCCGCCGTCCCATCCGTCCGCCACAGCTCGATCCCGGCCGTCCCGTCGTTGGCCGCGAAGTACAGGGCCCCGTCGAAGCCGACGAACGACTGGGGGAATCCGCTCTCGGCTCCGGGCTGAATGTCTTTGACGAGGGCCGTCCCGGCCGCCGTCCCGTCCGTCCGCCACAGCTCGTACCCGTCGGTGCCGTTGGAGGCCTGGAAGTAGAGGGCGCCCTTGAACGGGGTGAGGTCGAAGTCCGTCCGGTTCGGAGGGTCGACGCTCCCGTCGGGGCCGGGGCGGATGTCCTTGACGAGGACGGTCCCCGTCTCCGTCCCGTCCGTCCGCCACAGCTCGATCCCGTGGGCGCCGTCGTCGGCCGCGAAGTACAGCGCCCCACCCAGGGCGGCGAACCGGTCGACGACGAACTCCGTGATCCGCCGGGTCGCGAGGCTGCCCTCGGGGCCTGGGTTGATGTCCTTGACGAGCGTGGTCCCGGCCGCCGTCCCGTCCGTCCGCCACAGCTCGCGCCCGGTCGCGCCGTCGTCGGCCGAGAAGTAGAGGGCCCCGTCGAACGCGAAGAACTCGGAGGGGCGGCTGTCGTCGCCGCCAGAGTTGATGTCCTTGACGAGCGTGGTCCCGCTCACCGTCCCGTCCGTCCGCCACAGCTCCCGGCCGTGGGGGGAGTCGTCCGCCGTGAAGTAGAGGGCGCCGTCGAACACGACGAACTCGGTGGGCGCCCCCCCCACGACGCCAGGCCGGAGGTCGACGAACGAGAGAGGCTGCGCGAGGGGCGCCCCGGCGAGGGCGGCCGCGATGGCCAGGAGGACGAGGCCCCGGCCGGTGCGTGGACGGACGGGGTGGGGCGTGGACGGGCGGTGCATCTCAGTAGGGACGGGGAGGTCAGTTTGGGGCCCCGCTTACTGCCGCGCGCCGGCCGAGCCGACGCGTGGGGGCGACGGGGCCGGCGTGGACACCGACTCAAACGGAAAGCGGCGCCGGACCGGCTCACGGCCCTCCCGTTCGGGGTCGGAACTAGCCGTCCGCCCCGCTGCGGCGGCTGGGTCCCGGGGGTCAGGCACCCACGGCGGCGATCTCGTCCCACCGCGTCGTGTACCGGGGGCTCATCCGCTCCCGGCGCATCTCCCACCGCGGCGCCCCGTCCGACCCGTCCCGAGCCTTCCGCAGCGCGCTCGGCGGGCCCATCGCCGCGAACGCCACGGCCCGCCGTCCGAACTTCCGGTTGCACGCGTCGAGCGCGTCCATGAGCCGGCCCTGCGCCGCCGTCCACTCCGGCGTCCGCTCGTCGGAGTCGAACAGCGCCCGCTGCTCCGTTCCCGCCGGTCTCAACTCGCCGAGGACGACGCCGGCCTTCCGGTACCGGTACGGCCGGCCCCGCTCGTCGGCCGCGATGAACGCCTCGCCCAGCGACAGCAGCGCGGCCCGGATGAGGTCGGGCGTCCGGGCCGAGGCGACCGTCAGTTCGCGCTCGACCCACCCCGTCCGGTGCGGCCCCGGCCCGTACCCCTTCGTCGTGCAGAACGCGCCGACCCGCCCGGCCACGAGCCCCTCGGCCCGGAGCTTCTCGGCCGCCCGCGCCGCGTGCGTCGCGACCGCCCGGCGGACCGTCTCGGCGTCCTCGACCGGCTCGCCGAAGCTCCGAGAGCGGACCATCGTCTTCCGCTCGACCGGGCCGTCCCCGTCCCGGACACACGGGAGCCCCCGGAGCTCGTAGACCGTCCGCAGGAGGACGACGTTGAACCGGCTCCGGATCACGACGTCCGGGGCCTCGACGAGCTTGGCCGCCGTCGAGAACCCGAGGTCCCGGAGCCGCTGGCCCCACCGGCGCCCGACGCCCCACACGTCGCCCACGTCGAGGTCCTCGAGGAACGCCTCCCGGTCGGGGTGGCCGTAGAAGCAGACGACGGGCTCCTCGCCAGCGCGGAGGAGCGTCCGGGCGTACTCCGAGGCCGCCTTCGCAAGCGTCTTCGTCTCGGCCACGCTCACGCGGACGGGGATCCCGGTCCACCGGAGGACCCGACGCCGGATCTCGCGGGCCGTGGCCTCGGCGTGGTCGCGGAGCGCGTCGCCGGCCCGCCCGCCGGTCGGGAGGTGGACGAACGCCTCGTCGATGGAGTAGGGGACGACGTGGGGCGAGACCGTGAGGAGCGTGTCCATGACCCGCCGGCTCATGTCCCCATACAACGTGTAGTTGCTCGAGAACACCCGGGCGCCCATGGCCTCGAGCTCGCGGCGGTGCTTGAAGTACGGGGCGCCCATCGGGATGCCGGCGTCCTTGACCTCCTGCGACCGGGCGATGACGCACCCGTCGTTGTTGGACAGGACGGCGACGGGGACGCCCACCAGCGAGGGGTCAAAGACGCGCT
This sequence is a window from Rubrivirga marina. Protein-coding genes within it:
- a CDS encoding ELWxxDGT repeat protein, encoding MHRPSTPHPVRPRTGRGLVLLAIAAALAGAPLAQPLSFVDLRPGVVGGAPTEFVVFDGALYFTADDSPHGRELWRTDGTVSGTTLVKDINSGGDDSRPSEFFAFDGALYFSADDGATGRELWRTDGTAAGTTLVKDINPGPEGSLATRRITEFVVDRFAALGGALYFAADDGAHGIELWRTDGTETGTVLVKDIRPGPDGSVDPPNRTDFDLTPFKGALYFQASNGTDGYELWRTDGTAAGTALVKDIQPGAESGFPQSFVGFDGALYFAANDGTAGIELWRTDGTAAGTVLVKDILPGPGDGFGFDSLMEMAEFDGALYFWAEDSLDDIELWKSDGTPSGTARVRDIKPGPGASYPTHFHVFDGALYFRATDGTHGFEPWRTDGTEAGTVLVKDVDPGPDNGFVARQGDPGFVDVDGALYFVADDGVTGRELWSTDGTEAGTALVGDVNPGAGDGQVSTSGIELAEFDGALYFNATDGAAGVELWKLGAPPFMGGVAAEGGPDPEPLAVLAWPNPAADRLRVAVVGAGGGPVQVEVVDVLGRRVAAAVGTWAEVDVSGRAPGPYVVRARAGARTATRVVTVGE
- a CDS encoding Y-family DNA polymerase, whose product is MPSPRRLVALVDCSAFYVSCERVFDPSLVGVPVAVLSNNDGCVIARSQEVKDAGIPMGAPYFKHRRELEAMGARVFSSNYTLYGDMSRRVMDTLLTVSPHVVPYSIDEAFVHLPTGGRAGDALRDHAEATAREIRRRVLRWTGIPVRVSVAETKTLAKAASEYARTLLRAGEEPVVCFYGHPDREAFLEDLDVGDVWGVGRRWGQRLRDLGFSTAAKLVEAPDVVIRSRFNVVLLRTVYELRGLPCVRDGDGPVERKTMVRSRSFGEPVEDAETVRRAVATHAARAAEKLRAEGLVAGRVGAFCTTKGYGPGPHRTGWVERELTVASARTPDLIRAALLSLGEAFIAADERGRPYRYRKAGVVLGELRPAGTEQRALFDSDERTPEWTAAQGRLMDALDACNRKFGRRAVAFAAMGPPSALRKARDGSDGAPRWEMRRERMSPRYTTRWDEIAAVGA